From Hydrogenispora ethanolica, the proteins below share one genomic window:
- a CDS encoding carbohydrate ABC transporter permease, whose amino-acid sequence MNKKLLSRIAWYGLIALIIIPFLFPLFWIVSSSFKTQSQIVASPPLWVFRPTLENYKGVFMDQNFGIYLMNSSIIAIGSTLLSLLIGIPAAYAISRYKMQTLGVFILIARLMPGISFLIPWFILFSKIRLIDTYTALIASHMLVGLPLIVWIMINYFDGLPRELEESALIDGCTLQGAFVRVYLPISGPGILTATTLSFLFSWNNFMFSLVLSAQRTKTLPIAIYNFVSYAEVNWGSVMAAAVVIIAPAIVLTMVFQRYVIKGLTMGAVKG is encoded by the coding sequence ATCAACAAGAAGCTGTTATCCCGGATCGCCTGGTATGGATTGATTGCCCTGATTATCATCCCGTTTTTGTTTCCGCTCTTCTGGATTGTGAGTTCCTCCTTCAAGACGCAGAGCCAGATCGTGGCTTCGCCGCCGCTGTGGGTCTTCCGGCCGACCCTGGAGAATTACAAAGGGGTCTTCATGGACCAGAACTTTGGGATTTACCTCATGAACAGCTCGATCATTGCCATCGGTTCGACCCTGCTCTCGCTGCTCATCGGAATCCCGGCGGCGTACGCCATTTCACGATACAAGATGCAGACCCTGGGAGTCTTTATTCTGATCGCCCGGCTGATGCCAGGGATCTCCTTCCTGATCCCCTGGTTCATTCTGTTCTCCAAGATCCGGCTGATCGATACGTATACGGCCTTGATCGCCAGCCACATGCTGGTGGGGCTGCCGCTGATCGTCTGGATCATGATCAACTATTTCGACGGGCTGCCCCGGGAATTGGAGGAATCGGCCCTGATCGACGGCTGCACGCTGCAAGGGGCGTTCGTCCGGGTCTATCTACCCATCTCCGGGCCGGGGATCCTCACCGCGACGACCCTGTCGTTCCTGTTCTCCTGGAATAATTTCATGTTCTCGCTGGTGCTGAGCGCCCAGCGCACCAAGACCCTGCCCATCGCCATCTATAACTTCGTCTCCTACGCCGAAGTGAATTGGGGCAGCGTGATGGCTGCGGCGGTGGTGATCATCGCGCCGGCGATCGTCCTGACCATGGTCTTCCAGCGCTATGTGATCAAGGGCCTGACCATGGGCGCGGTCAAAGGCTGA
- a CDS encoding PLP-dependent aminotransferase family protein, with protein sequence MFGLQMDRSSSLSLSAQLTAQLREMILAGRIIGGQQLPPSRELAQELRVARNVVIQSYEQLLAEGYLESRVGAGTFVADLRGYRWPGRFSGGRPAHEAAVPEIARDVIDFNAGQPDLSRFPSMQWAKLLKEVSLETPERAFGFEPPAGEWSLRSAIAGYLFRAKGIVCRPEQILIVPGVAQAGDLLAKLFRPSGRAVALEDPCGYNREVFIHHGLETLPVPVDYHGIRPEELPSHAGVGLIYVVPSHQFPMGGVLPVQRRLQLLEYAAERDAYIVEDDYDSEFRYRGEPIQALRHLAPERVIYLGTFSKIFAPGLRLGFMVMPGALLDEACRLKEQLNLRTPSLTQLAMARFIDSRALDRHVYQMKKVYAAKRKRFIALLSAAFGAGIRICGENAGLHLVVEFQDRSFEVTDMERLLENGVVVDWVEDYAVGKGCHRHQLVLGYGGLGPEQLALGVERIAKTLAH encoded by the coding sequence ATGTTCGGATTACAAATGGATCGTTCGTCATCCCTATCCCTCAGCGCACAGTTGACAGCGCAGCTGCGGGAGATGATTCTGGCTGGCCGGATCATCGGCGGCCAACAGCTGCCGCCTTCGCGAGAGTTGGCCCAAGAGCTGAGAGTGGCCAGGAATGTAGTCATTCAGAGCTACGAGCAGCTGTTGGCCGAGGGTTATCTGGAAAGCCGGGTGGGAGCGGGAACCTTCGTGGCCGATCTGCGCGGGTACCGCTGGCCCGGCCGATTCTCTGGAGGCCGTCCGGCTCATGAGGCCGCAGTCCCGGAAATAGCGCGGGATGTCATTGATTTTAACGCCGGCCAGCCGGATTTGAGCCGTTTCCCGTCGATGCAGTGGGCCAAATTGCTGAAGGAGGTTTCGCTGGAGACTCCGGAACGGGCTTTCGGCTTTGAGCCTCCCGCCGGAGAGTGGTCCCTGCGTTCGGCAATTGCCGGATATTTGTTCCGGGCCAAGGGAATCGTCTGCCGGCCGGAACAGATTCTGATTGTGCCCGGCGTGGCCCAGGCCGGCGATCTGCTGGCGAAGCTCTTCCGGCCGTCCGGCCGGGCGGTGGCGCTGGAAGACCCTTGCGGCTATAACCGGGAGGTTTTTATCCATCATGGCTTGGAGACCCTCCCGGTGCCCGTCGACTACCACGGGATACGCCCCGAGGAATTGCCGAGCCATGCGGGAGTCGGCTTGATCTACGTGGTCCCGTCCCACCAGTTTCCGATGGGCGGCGTTTTGCCGGTCCAGCGCCGCCTGCAGTTATTGGAGTATGCGGCGGAGCGGGACGCTTATATCGTCGAGGATGATTACGACAGCGAGTTCCGCTACCGGGGCGAACCGATCCAGGCGTTGCGCCACCTCGCGCCGGAGCGGGTCATTTACCTCGGAACGTTCAGCAAGATCTTCGCCCCCGGCCTGCGGCTGGGGTTCATGGTGATGCCCGGAGCGCTGCTGGATGAGGCATGCCGGCTGAAAGAACAGCTTAACCTGCGGACGCCGTCCCTGACTCAGTTGGCAATGGCCCGTTTCATCGATTCCCGGGCGCTGGATCGCCATGTGTATCAGATGAAGAAAGTCTACGCCGCCAAAAGGAAGCGATTTATCGCGTTGCTCAGCGCGGCTTTTGGGGCGGGGATCCGGATCTGCGGCGAAAACGCCGGACTCCATCTGGTCGTGGAGTTCCAGGACCGTTCTTTCGAGGTTACGGATATGGAACGATTGCTGGAGAACGGGGTGGTGGTGGACTGGGTGGAGGATTATGCCGTCGGGAAGGGTTGCCACCGGCACCAGCTGGTTTTGGGCTATGGAGGACTCGGGCCGGAACAGCTCGCCCTGGGCGTGGAGCGGATCGCCAAAACGCTCGCTCACTGA
- a CDS encoding aldo/keto reductase, with protein sequence MESQRILGRTGIPVSAMGLGCWAIGGPFWLDGKADGWGAVDDQESIRAVHLAMEAGINFFDSADVYGAGHSETVLGQALKGRRHQAVIATKFGYTFDPDSRRAEGCDVTPDYIRRACEASLRRLDTDYIDLYLLHVGMLSPAQADEVAQTLQDLQALGRIRAFGWSTDDPGSARRWTAKPHFCAVEHDLNLFHDASELIAICDIHSLASINRTPLAMGLLSGKFNADSRLPVDDVRGSGHEWVAYFENGRPRPEFLERLAAVREILTSKGRSLTQGALAWIWGRSPRTIPIPGFKTATQVEENVKAMDFGPLSLEQMQEIERLLSLKPGKIVASA encoded by the coding sequence ATGGAAAGCCAGCGTATTTTGGGCCGGACCGGCATCCCGGTCAGCGCCATGGGGTTAGGCTGTTGGGCCATTGGCGGGCCGTTCTGGTTGGACGGCAAGGCGGACGGCTGGGGCGCAGTGGATGACCAGGAATCGATTCGTGCCGTTCATCTGGCCATGGAGGCCGGCATTAACTTCTTTGACAGCGCCGACGTCTACGGCGCCGGCCATAGTGAAACCGTTCTCGGCCAGGCGCTCAAAGGCCGCCGCCATCAGGCGGTCATCGCCACCAAATTCGGGTATACCTTTGACCCGGATAGCCGCCGGGCGGAGGGCTGCGACGTCACCCCGGATTATATCCGCCGGGCCTGCGAAGCTTCGCTCCGCCGCCTGGATACGGACTACATCGATCTCTACCTGCTTCATGTCGGAATGCTCTCCCCCGCCCAGGCGGACGAGGTGGCCCAGACCCTCCAGGATCTGCAGGCGCTCGGCCGGATCCGGGCCTTCGGCTGGAGTACCGACGACCCGGGCAGCGCCCGTCGGTGGACTGCCAAGCCCCATTTCTGCGCCGTGGAACACGACTTGAACCTCTTTCATGACGCCAGCGAACTCATTGCGATCTGCGACATTCACTCGCTGGCCAGCATCAACCGGACGCCTTTGGCCATGGGCCTGCTGAGCGGCAAGTTCAACGCCGACAGCCGTCTGCCCGTCGATGACGTCCGGGGCAGCGGCCATGAGTGGGTCGCCTATTTTGAAAACGGCCGGCCGCGCCCGGAATTTCTGGAGCGGCTCGCCGCGGTCCGCGAGATTCTGACCAGCAAAGGCCGGAGCTTGACCCAGGGAGCCCTCGCCTGGATCTGGGGGCGGAGCCCGCGGACGATCCCGATTCCCGGCTTTAAGACCGCCACCCAAGTTGAAGAGAATGTCAAGGCCATGGACTTCGGCCCGCTCTCCCTGGAGCAGATGCAGGAGATCGAGCGGCTGCTATCCCTGAAGCCGGGAAAAATCGTGGCCAGCGCATAG